Proteins encoded by one window of Winogradskyella sp. PG-2:
- the greA gene encoding transcription elongation factor GreA — MSKVSYYTAEGLKKLRDELSQLKDIERPKASQAIAEARDKGDLSENAEYDAAKEAQGMLEMKISKMEEALAGARVIDESQLDTSKVLALSIVKIKNQVNGMEMTYTLVAETEADLASGKISVNSPIGKGLLGKSVGDVAEIQVPNGTMKFDILEISR, encoded by the coding sequence ATGAGTAAAGTATCTTATTATACAGCTGAAGGATTAAAAAAATTAAGAGACGAGCTAAGTCAATTAAAAGATATAGAACGTCCTAAAGCTTCTCAGGCAATTGCAGAAGCAAGAGATAAAGGTGATTTAAGTGAAAATGCTGAATACGATGCAGCTAAAGAAGCTCAAGGCATGTTAGAAATGAAGATTTCTAAAATGGAGGAAGCTTTAGCAGGTGCGCGTGTTATTGACGAATCTCAATTAGATACGTCTAAGGTCCTTGCTTTATCTATAGTGAAGATTAAAAATCAAGTTAATGGTATGGAAATGACCTATACCTTAGTTGCAGAAACTGAAGCGGATTTAGCATCTGGTAAAATATCAGTAAATTCGCCTATTGGCAAAGGTTTGCTAGGGAAATCTGTAGGTGATGTAGCGGAAATCCAAGTACCAAATGGAACTATGAAATTTGATATTCTTGAGATTTCTAGGTAA
- a CDS encoding HIT family protein: MATLFTKIISGDIPSYKVAETEDFYAFLDINPNSKGHTLCIPKKEVDKIFDLDEETYLALMQFSRRVALAIEKAIPCERVGISVIGLEVPHVHVHLIPLHTMENARFTYKEKLNPEEFISIANKISSYLD; encoded by the coding sequence ATGGCTACATTATTTACAAAAATAATTTCAGGAGATATTCCGTCATACAAAGTAGCTGAAACTGAAGATTTCTATGCATTTTTAGATATTAATCCAAATTCAAAAGGGCATACTTTATGTATTCCTAAAAAGGAAGTTGACAAAATTTTTGATTTAGATGAGGAAACTTATTTGGCGTTAATGCAGTTTTCGAGACGTGTGGCCTTAGCGATAGAAAAAGCAATACCTTGTGAACGTGTTGGGATTTCTGTTATAGGCTTAGAAGTACCACATGTGCATGTACATTTAATTCCATTACATACCATGGAAAATGCGCGTTTCACATATAAAGAAAAGTTAAATCCTGAAGAGTTTATAAGTATAGCAAATAAAATTTCGTCGTATTTAGACTAA